The Anas platyrhynchos isolate ZD024472 breed Pekin duck chromosome Z, IASCAAS_PekinDuck_T2T, whole genome shotgun sequence genome includes a window with the following:
- the INIP gene encoding SOSS complex subunit C — MAANPSGPGFQNKNRVAILAELDKEKRKLLMQNQSSTNHPGASIALARSPLNKDFRDHAEQQHIAAQQKAALQHAHAHSSGYFITQDSAFGNLILPVLPRLEAE; from the exons aTGGCAGCGAACCCCTCGGGACCCG GTTTCCAGAATAAAAATAGGGTTGCAATCCTGGCAGAACTAgacaaggagaagagaaagttACTTATGCAAAACCAGTCTTCCACAAATCACCCTGGAGCCag CATTGCACTTGCAAGATCACCACTAAACAAGGATTTCCGTGAtcatgctgagcagcagcacatcGCAGCACAGCAGAAGGCTGCACTGCAG caTGCACATGCACATTCTTCAGGATACTTCATAACTCAAGATTCTGCATTTGGAAATCTTATTCTTCCTGTCCTACCTCGACTCGAGGCAGAATGA